The genomic DNA GTTGGTGTAGAGCGATAGCTTCGAGCATTATCCTTAACGTCGGTATCGACAAAATCAGTCATGATAACGCCTCATTCTCTAGTAAATTCGTCGTTATCTCAGGGATTAGATTCTTCTCAGGGTTACCCTCGTAGTGCTTTAGATACAACATCGTAGTGTCCAGGTCTTTATGGCCCATTTCGTTTTTAAGTGTTGTTAGTGCTTCCAGCGGAGATAGGCCCGCTACTTTAGATAATGACTCAAACTTATTAGCGCCAAAGGTCGCCCTACAGTCATGCTCTTTGTGTTTAAAGTGAGGGTTACTGTTTTCTTGTATCGCGGCTCTTAACTTACTCCAGAGTGTATTAAGGCTTTGAGTGCTAAAAGCGTCTCCATCTTTATTGATAAAAGCAGGAGGACTCATATCTCCCGTATTCATAAAATAAAGTTGCTTCCGTTTTTTATATCTATCACTTTGATGATATTTATTCATACCTTCCATCAACCAAATAGGCATTGAGACCTGACGGTCAGTGTCATATTTTGTTTTGCAATCATGGGCTGGGCCAATCCAAATACTTGTTAGTGTTTTTCCTTTGAACCCCTTGGGAATAGAAAAGTGCTTAGGTTTTATGTCCGTAATCTCAACAGAGCGCAGGCCTACTGAGAGCGCTACGCACACCATCAGA from Shewanella psychromarinicola includes the following:
- a CDS encoding tyrosine-type recombinase/integrase, producing MEHFYHLVETNDNIGIGDVDVSVDGSTFSVDRPMSFKGLLMLFTSTGRPVFEPNAYFLSRRIVEGTKDLKPTCFHLLRYYRYLEANNLKWNDHEEQLQRYPIFLYRAYLNDSIEKGNLGRSTAVAALSIVRRFYIFCLRHGYISQLPFVVTGVTKYGQNLTDCSIRSQTKETNLQPLNKLDLQHVRENWHCNGLSREFRLMVCVALSVGLRSVEITDIKPKHFSIPKGFKGKTLTSIWIGPAHDCKTKYDTDRQVSMPIWLMEGMNKYHQSDRYKKRKQLYFMNTGDMSPPAFINKDGDAFSTQSLNTLWSKLRAAIQENSNPHFKHKEHDCRATFGANKFESLSKVAGLSPLEALTTLKNEMGHKDLDTTMLYLKHYEGNPEKNLIPEITTNLLENEALS